The proteins below are encoded in one region of Bacillota bacterium LX-D:
- a CDS encoding selenium metabolism-associated LysR family transcriptional regulator encodes MEFKQLETFLLVTKCGSFTEAAKLLYISQPTVSIQIGALEEELGIKLFERQGKETSLTEAGKIFLKYTNQMLNIQQKALATINKYQQEISGRLTIWASSIPADYILPSLITKFIQQYPKVNIEIFQAGSQKVWSAVQNYEADLGIVGALDKEQEINAVPLLKDKLVLITPVTGKYKDWSSPLSLEDILKEPFILREEESGTQKTFISALKNKGYDPKKLNISVRMESIEAIKNTVSAGLGLSVISKMAITKEVKLGLIKQFEFADLELDRNFYLITHKRKIFSPPADKFREFMLNHASLSK; translated from the coding sequence TTGGAATTTAAACAATTAGAAACATTTTTACTAGTAACAAAATGTGGCAGTTTTACAGAAGCAGCAAAACTGTTGTATATTTCCCAACCTACCGTCAGTATTCAAATAGGCGCTTTGGAAGAAGAACTGGGCATAAAGCTCTTTGAGCGGCAAGGTAAAGAAACATCATTAACGGAAGCAGGAAAAATATTTCTTAAATATACAAATCAAATGCTTAATATCCAACAAAAAGCCTTAGCGACCATTAACAAATATCAACAGGAAATATCCGGCCGCCTAACAATTTGGGCCAGCAGCATTCCGGCAGACTATATACTCCCTAGCTTAATTACTAAATTTATTCAGCAGTATCCTAAGGTTAATATCGAAATTTTCCAAGCTGGTTCCCAAAAGGTTTGGAGTGCAGTACAAAATTATGAGGCAGATCTAGGCATTGTAGGAGCACTTGACAAAGAACAGGAAATAAACGCAGTGCCTCTACTCAAAGATAAACTGGTTCTTATTACCCCTGTAACAGGTAAATATAAAGATTGGTCATCACCTTTAAGCTTAGAAGACATACTTAAAGAGCCCTTTATTCTACGGGAAGAAGAATCAGGAACCCAAAAGACTTTTATCAGCGCTTTAAAGAATAAAGGATATGACCCCAAAAAATTAAATATATCTGTAAGAATGGAAAGTATTGAAGCTATCAAAAATACTGTTTCAGCTGGCTTAGGCTTAAGTGTTATTTCTAAGATGGCTATAACCAAGGAAGTTAAGTTAGGGCTAATTAAACAATTTGAATTCGCTGATTTAGAATTAGATCGCAACTTTTACCTGATTACACATAAGAGAAAAATCTTCTCTCCTCCAGCAGATAAATTTAGGGAATTTATGCTTAACCATGCCAGTCTATCTAAGTGA
- a CDS encoding YezD family protein → MIEKVNDTNEPLPVKDLHTILKIIKEIRHGSVNLIIQDEFVIQIDKHEKIRLK, encoded by the coding sequence ATGATAGAAAAAGTGAATGATACCAATGAACCCTTACCGGTTAAAGACTTACATACCATACTGAAAATAATCAAAGAAATTCGTCATGGGTCAGTAAACTTAATTATTCAAGACGAATTTGTTATTCAAATTGACAAGCATGAAAAGATCAGGCTAAAATAG
- a CDS encoding Rrf2 family transcriptional regulator yields the protein MKLSTKGRYGLRAILDVALNQHEGPVTINSISKRQDLSERYLEQLLITLKQNGLIKSIRGFQGGYILGKEPQNITAGDVIRALEGPIALADCVSGDKPGFCSRADFCVTKIVWEDLKNAMIKVLDSYTLADLMDEHQKMSSNSYDYYYI from the coding sequence ATGAAATTATCCACGAAAGGGAGATATGGTCTAAGAGCGATTCTGGATGTGGCTCTTAATCAGCATGAGGGCCCTGTTACCATTAACAGCATTTCCAAACGTCAGGATTTGTCTGAACGTTATCTGGAGCAACTGCTTATCACCCTGAAGCAAAACGGCCTGATCAAAAGTATCCGAGGTTTCCAAGGAGGATATATCTTAGGTAAAGAACCCCAAAATATTACGGCTGGTGATGTGATCAGAGCTTTGGAAGGTCCCATTGCTCTGGCTGATTGTGTAAGTGGAGATAAGCCGGGGTTCTGTTCCAGGGCTGACTTTTGTGTGACCAAAATAGTTTGGGAAGATTTGAAAAACGCAATGATTAAGGTACTGGATTCCTATACTTTGGCTGATCTCATGGATGAACATCAAAAAATGAGCAGCAATTCCTACGATTATTATTATATTTAA
- a CDS encoding P-II family nitrogen regulator encodes MKKIEAVIRPTKLEEVKKVLDDLQVRGMTVYDVMGKGLQQNEKQYYRGQEHKVDLFHKVKIEIICRDHWVDRIIDAIVKTCQTGKIGDGKIFVYPLEQIVRIRTNERGEDAL; translated from the coding sequence ATGAAAAAAATTGAAGCAGTTATACGTCCGACAAAGTTGGAAGAAGTTAAAAAAGTTTTGGATGATTTACAGGTCAGAGGTATGACAGTCTATGATGTAATGGGCAAAGGGCTACAGCAAAATGAAAAACAATATTATCGAGGGCAAGAGCATAAAGTTGATTTATTTCATAAAGTGAAAATAGAAATTATATGTCGAGATCATTGGGTAGATAGGATTATCGATGCAATTGTCAAGACTTGTCAAACAGGCAAAATTGGGGATGGGAAAATATTTGTTTATCCTTTGGAACAAATTGTGCGCATTAGAACCAACGAACGCGGTGAAGACGCACTTTAA
- a CDS encoding ammonium transporter, with protein sequence MAFAADESQINTGDTSFIIISAALVLLMTPGLALFYGGMVRRKNVLSILMQCFVIMAVVSVQWVLFGYTLSFGPDINHLIGGLNWLGLKGVGMVPNADYAGTIPQFAFCAFQLMFAIITAGLIIGAFAERIRFSAFLLFIILWTTFVYDPLAHWVWGVGGWLRELGALDFAGGTVVHISSGVSGLVAALVIGKRKCGQEPMLPGNLPLTVLGASLLWFGWFGFNAGSALGANGLAALAFIVTNTAAAAGALSWIIVEWLHHGKPTTLGAVSGAVAGLVVITPAAGFVSPLASVVMGLLVSPICYLAVSKIKVKLGYDDSLDAFGIHGVGGTFGAIATGIFASKAINPLGADGLLYGGVELFLHQILAVIATYLFAGIVTFIILKVVSLFIPLRVEEEDEEAGLDITQHGENAYNYDQAFAEIAK encoded by the coding sequence ATGGCTTTTGCAGCTGATGAATCTCAAATCAATACAGGAGATACATCATTCATAATTATTTCTGCTGCTTTAGTATTACTGATGACGCCTGGTCTGGCTTTGTTTTATGGCGGTATGGTGCGCAGAAAAAATGTGTTAAGTATCCTGATGCAATGTTTCGTAATTATGGCTGTTGTCTCGGTACAATGGGTCCTATTTGGTTATACTTTATCCTTTGGCCCAGATATTAATCATTTGATTGGCGGCCTCAATTGGCTAGGTTTAAAAGGTGTAGGCATGGTACCTAACGCAGATTATGCAGGCACAATCCCCCAATTTGCATTCTGTGCTTTCCAGTTAATGTTTGCCATTATTACAGCAGGTTTGATTATAGGTGCTTTTGCCGAGAGAATTAGATTTTCCGCTTTTTTACTTTTCATTATTCTGTGGACTACATTTGTTTATGATCCTTTGGCTCACTGGGTCTGGGGAGTTGGAGGCTGGTTGAGAGAATTAGGGGCATTAGACTTTGCTGGTGGAACAGTTGTACACATTAGTTCTGGTGTATCCGGTTTAGTAGCTGCTTTGGTTATTGGGAAAAGAAAATGCGGCCAAGAACCTATGCTGCCAGGTAATTTACCTTTAACTGTTTTAGGAGCGAGCTTATTATGGTTTGGTTGGTTTGGTTTTAACGCAGGCAGCGCTTTAGGAGCAAATGGCCTTGCAGCCTTAGCATTTATAGTTACTAATACTGCTGCTGCTGCTGGTGCTTTATCTTGGATTATCGTTGAATGGCTTCACCATGGTAAACCAACAACCCTTGGAGCCGTCAGCGGTGCTGTAGCTGGTTTGGTAGTTATTACACCGGCGGCTGGTTTTGTTAGTCCTTTAGCCTCAGTTGTTATGGGATTATTAGTAAGTCCCATTTGCTATCTAGCAGTTAGTAAAATTAAAGTTAAACTTGGTTATGATGATTCCTTAGATGCTTTCGGTATCCATGGCGTTGGTGGAACCTTTGGAGCCATAGCCACAGGTATATTTGCCTCCAAGGCAATTAATCCATTAGGTGCAGATGGCTTATTGTACGGCGGTGTAGAATTATTTCTCCATCAAATATTGGCAGTTATTGCCACCTACTTATTTGCTGGAATTGTGACCTTTATTATTTTAAAAGTTGTAAGCTTATTTATTCCTTTGAGAGTTGAAGAAGAAGATGAGGAAGCTGGCTTGGATATTACTCAACATGGGGAAAATGCTTATAATTATGACCAAGCGTTTGCTGAAATCGCAAAATAG
- a CDS encoding tRNA threonylcarbamoyladenosine dehydratase, translating into MQHQFSRTELLIGEEGLERLKKSRVYIFGLGGVGSYTAEALVRAGIGFFKLIDFDEICLTNINRQIHALHSTVGQSKVEVMKQRMLDINPKAEIDIFQTFYRGEDADFFLADKPDYVVDAIDTVKSKVSLAKECHLRQIPLISCMGAGNRLDALSFKVADISQTSGCPLAKAVRKLLKKEGITRGFKVVFSPEPALKPLKQQMSCATNCICPSGDAHCSQKRQIPGSVSFVPSVAGLLVAGEIVKEILGY; encoded by the coding sequence ATGCAGCATCAGTTTTCACGCACAGAATTGTTGATAGGTGAAGAAGGACTGGAAAGGCTTAAAAAAAGCAGGGTATATATCTTCGGACTCGGCGGAGTTGGATCTTATACGGCTGAAGCCTTAGTCCGGGCGGGCATAGGCTTTTTTAAGCTTATCGATTTTGATGAGATATGTTTAACCAACATTAACCGGCAGATTCATGCCTTGCATTCGACCGTAGGACAGTCCAAAGTTGAAGTTATGAAACAAAGAATGCTGGATATTAACCCTAAGGCAGAGATAGATATTTTTCAAACGTTCTACCGCGGGGAAGATGCAGATTTTTTCCTGGCTGATAAACCCGATTATGTAGTGGATGCTATCGATACCGTAAAAAGCAAGGTTAGCCTGGCTAAAGAGTGTCATCTCAGACAGATTCCTCTTATTTCCTGCATGGGTGCAGGCAACCGCCTGGATGCCTTGAGTTTCAAAGTTGCCGATATTTCCCAAACAAGTGGCTGCCCGCTGGCCAAAGCTGTACGCAAACTTCTGAAAAAGGAAGGAATTACCCGGGGATTCAAAGTAGTATTTTCACCGGAGCCTGCTTTGAAACCTTTGAAGCAACAGATGAGTTGCGCCACAAATTGTATTTGTCCCAGCGGGGATGCCCACTGTTCCCAAAAACGCCAGATCCCCGGCAGTGTTTCTTTTGTTCCTTCCGTGGCAGGTTTGCTTGTGGCAGGGGAAATCGTGAAAGAAATATTAGGGTATTAA
- a CDS encoding P-II family nitrogen regulator codes for MKKIEAIIRPTKVEELKIALDELQVRGMTVYDVMGKGLQINEYYRGQERKVDLFHKVKIELICRDHWVDRIIDVIVKTCQTDKIGDGKIFVYPLEEIVRIRTNERGDAAL; via the coding sequence ATGAAAAAAATTGAAGCTATTATCCGTCCTACAAAAGTTGAGGAATTAAAAATAGCTCTTGATGAACTACAAGTAAGAGGAATGACTGTCTATGATGTAATGGGCAAAGGCCTGCAAATTAATGAGTACTATCGGGGTCAAGAACGCAAAGTTGATTTATTTCATAAAGTCAAAATTGAACTTATCTGCCGAGATCACTGGGTAGATAGAATAATTGACGTTATTGTCAAGACCTGTCAAACAGATAAAATAGGAGATGGAAAGATTTTTGTCTATCCCCTTGAGGAAATCGTTAGAATTAGGACTAACGAACGTGGTGATGCTGCGCTATAG
- a CDS encoding NifB/NifX family molybdenum-iron cluster-binding protein encodes MSYKIAVASSDGKFINEHFGRSKQFLIFEVAENNEYRFLELRHNTPPCNSGEHGEDQMEKTINLLSDCSIVLVSQIGPGAERKLQAKGMRSYSVPDFIEDALTKLIQSESKKAGR; translated from the coding sequence ATGTCTTATAAAATTGCGGTAGCAAGCAGTGATGGGAAGTTCATTAACGAGCACTTCGGGAGAAGCAAACAATTCTTAATTTTTGAAGTAGCTGAAAATAACGAGTATCGTTTCCTTGAACTTCGCCACAATACTCCTCCCTGCAACTCCGGAGAGCATGGCGAAGATCAAATGGAAAAAACCATTAATTTGCTTTCGGATTGCAGTATTGTCTTGGTAAGCCAGATAGGCCCCGGCGCCGAACGAAAACTGCAGGCCAAAGGGATGCGGTCCTATAGTGTTCCCGATTTTATAGAGGATGCCCTAACGAAATTAATTCAATCTGAGAGCAAAAAAGCTGGGAGGTAA
- the serA gene encoding phosphoglycerate dehydrogenase, whose translation MKVIVTEQISEKGIEILRQGGAEVDFKVGISREDLLNCIANYDAIIVRSATKINEELYSRAKNLKVVGRAGNGVDNIEMEGATKRGIIVVNTPEANSISAAEHTIGLLISSSRNIPRANNIIKSGVWDRSKLKGVELHGKTIGIVGLGRIGSLVATRMHSFNMRVIAYDPYITDERFKKFGVEKKETLNDLVREADFITVHTPKTEETFGMIGKEQFAIAKKGVRVVNCARGGIINEEALAQAIRDGIVASAGIDVLVNEPSTDSPLIDFENTVLTPHLGADTVEAQNNVSLTIAKEVLSALKGDMVPNAVNLPTIQHQELAVLSPYLTLGETLGKIYHQLEKDPVSKVEVTYKGDVSKLNTSVITLSILKGLFDPILKERVNYVNANLIAENRGITVTESKESDLNNQTSSIKIEITAKDNIYTFAGNVFSNGECRIVDVYGFEFDVIPAPYVLVVENIDQPGIIGQIGTILGVSKVNIATMQVSRNMKEKHAMMVITVDNIISKEVLDLIQSIDGVNSAKLVRL comes from the coding sequence ATGAAAGTTATTGTTACAGAACAAATTTCGGAAAAAGGAATTGAAATTCTCCGTCAAGGAGGAGCAGAAGTAGATTTTAAGGTAGGCATTTCGAGAGAGGATTTACTCAACTGTATTGCTAATTACGATGCTATTATTGTGCGTAGTGCTACCAAAATAAATGAAGAACTTTATTCAAGAGCTAAAAACTTAAAAGTTGTGGGCAGAGCTGGAAATGGCGTAGATAATATTGAAATGGAGGGGGCAACAAAAAGGGGAATTATCGTTGTCAACACTCCTGAAGCCAATAGTATTTCCGCAGCAGAGCACACTATTGGTTTACTAATTAGCTCCAGCCGAAATATACCACGGGCTAACAATATTATTAAAAGTGGTGTTTGGGATAGGAGCAAATTAAAAGGTGTAGAACTCCACGGAAAAACCATCGGTATCGTAGGACTAGGCCGGATTGGTTCTTTAGTGGCAACTAGAATGCATTCTTTTAATATGCGTGTTATTGCTTACGATCCATATATTACTGATGAACGTTTTAAAAAATTTGGCGTTGAAAAAAAGGAAACATTAAACGATTTAGTTCGTGAAGCAGATTTCATTACAGTGCATACTCCCAAAACAGAAGAAACATTTGGCATGATTGGAAAAGAGCAGTTTGCCATAGCTAAAAAAGGAGTTCGGGTTGTAAACTGTGCTCGTGGAGGAATTATTAACGAGGAAGCTTTAGCTCAAGCAATTCGTGATGGGATTGTGGCTAGTGCAGGTATTGACGTTTTAGTTAATGAACCTAGTACTGATTCTCCTTTAATTGATTTTGAAAATACGGTTCTTACACCTCACTTAGGTGCCGATACAGTTGAAGCTCAAAATAACGTCAGCTTAACAATTGCCAAAGAGGTTTTAAGTGCTCTAAAAGGAGACATGGTACCTAACGCTGTCAACTTGCCAACAATTCAGCACCAGGAGCTGGCTGTACTCAGTCCTTACCTTACCTTAGGAGAAACATTAGGCAAAATATATCATCAGTTGGAAAAAGACCCTGTCAGCAAGGTTGAGGTTACATACAAAGGAGACGTTTCCAAGCTTAATACATCTGTCATAACTTTATCGATTTTAAAAGGCTTATTTGACCCTATTTTAAAAGAAAGAGTTAACTATGTTAACGCTAACCTCATTGCTGAAAATAGGGGTATCACAGTTACAGAAAGTAAAGAGAGCGATCTTAATAACCAGACTAGTTCCATAAAAATTGAAATAACTGCTAAAGATAATATTTATACTTTTGCTGGAAATGTCTTCAGTAATGGAGAATGCAGAATTGTCGATGTTTATGGTTTTGAATTCGATGTTATTCCTGCACCATACGTTTTAGTTGTTGAAAATATAGACCAGCCTGGCATTATTGGGCAGATTGGTACAATTTTAGGGGTCAGCAAAGTTAATATTGCTACGATGCAGGTATCGAGAAATATGAAAGAAAAACACGCTATGATGGTTATAACTGTAGACAACATTATTTCTAAAGAAGTTCTGGATTTAATTCAAAGTATTGATGGTGTCAACAGTGCAAAATTAGTGAGACTATAG
- a CDS encoding tartrate dehydrogenase: MTTFKIAAIPGDGIGNEVTDEGIKILNTFAELKGNLKFEYEHFPWSCEYYLKTGQMMDEDGLEKLKNFDTILLGAVGFPSVPDHVSLHGLLLKIRQGFNQYVNLRPVKLLPGAPCPLKDKQPGDIDFVVVRENVEGEYSGVGGIRFPDRPEEIALQTSVFTRKNTEKLMRYTFELARKRNKMHKVTCVTKSNALNYSMVFWDKVFKEVARDYPEMETEFTHVDALSMFFVQKPQVYDVLVASNLFGDIITDLGAAIQGGLGFAASANLNPEKEYPSMFEPVHGSAPDIAGKGLANPIAMVWTVKMMLDFLLNDEEGAVVEKAITAVLTEGKYLTPDLGGKATTQQVGDAICAELKKLLS, translated from the coding sequence ATGACTACCTTTAAAATTGCAGCTATTCCCGGAGATGGCATCGGGAACGAAGTAACTGACGAAGGAATAAAAATATTAAACACGTTTGCAGAGTTAAAAGGAAACCTTAAATTTGAATATGAACATTTCCCTTGGAGCTGTGAATATTATTTAAAAACTGGTCAAATGATGGATGAGGATGGATTAGAAAAGCTCAAAAACTTTGATACTATCCTTCTTGGGGCAGTAGGTTTTCCTTCTGTACCGGATCATGTTTCCTTACATGGACTACTTTTAAAAATTAGACAGGGCTTTAACCAATATGTTAATCTGCGACCAGTAAAACTATTACCGGGGGCTCCTTGTCCTTTAAAAGATAAGCAACCTGGGGATATAGACTTTGTAGTAGTCCGTGAAAACGTAGAAGGCGAATACTCGGGAGTCGGTGGTATCCGTTTCCCAGACCGCCCAGAAGAAATAGCTCTTCAAACTTCCGTCTTTACACGGAAAAATACGGAAAAATTAATGCGCTATACCTTTGAACTAGCTAGAAAGCGCAACAAAATGCATAAGGTAACCTGTGTAACTAAGTCAAATGCTTTGAATTACAGCATGGTCTTTTGGGATAAAGTCTTTAAAGAAGTTGCCCGGGATTATCCTGAGATGGAAACAGAATTTACCCACGTTGATGCTTTGTCTATGTTCTTTGTGCAAAAGCCCCAAGTTTATGATGTCCTGGTAGCTTCTAATTTATTCGGCGATATTATTACAGATTTAGGAGCAGCTATTCAGGGGGGCCTTGGCTTTGCTGCCAGTGCTAATTTAAACCCGGAAAAAGAATATCCTTCAATGTTTGAACCTGTCCACGGTTCTGCTCCGGATATTGCCGGCAAAGGTCTAGCTAACCCAATTGCTATGGTCTGGACGGTAAAAATGATGTTAGACTTCCTGTTAAACGACGAGGAAGGTGCCGTCGTTGAAAAAGCCATTACAGCAGTTTTAACAGAAGGCAAATACTTAACCCCTGACTTAGGAGGTAAAGCCACAACTCAGCAAGTGGGAGATGCTATTTGTGCAGAACTGAAAAAACTTTTAAGCTAA
- a CDS encoding hydrolase: MENIIPTRSDAYSLLTRYTQSESLIKHALAVEAVMLHFANLFNEPAKEKWGIIGLIHDLDYELYPDQHCIKVREILADNRWPEEYIHAVQSHGWNLTVDVEPQHKMEKVLYAIDELTGLIAATAILRPSRSILDLEVKSVKKKWKQKGFAVGVNREVIKKGCELLGLDLDFIIGETIHGMQKVADEIGLKGEL; the protein is encoded by the coding sequence ATGGAAAATATTATACCAACCCGATCCGATGCCTATAGTCTTTTAACAAGATACACTCAAAGCGAAAGTTTAATAAAACATGCTTTGGCGGTTGAGGCAGTCATGCTGCATTTTGCCAACCTTTTTAATGAACCAGCTAAGGAAAAATGGGGCATTATCGGCTTAATCCATGATTTGGACTATGAGTTATACCCCGATCAGCACTGTATAAAAGTTCGGGAAATTCTTGCCGATAACCGTTGGCCGGAAGAATATATTCATGCGGTGCAAAGCCATGGCTGGAATTTAACTGTGGATGTAGAACCTCAGCACAAAATGGAAAAAGTATTGTACGCTATTGATGAATTAACCGGCCTGATTGCAGCTACTGCTATTCTCCGGCCCAGCAGGAGCATCTTGGATCTTGAAGTCAAATCGGTAAAAAAGAAGTGGAAACAAAAAGGTTTTGCGGTGGGGGTAAACCGCGAAGTTATCAAGAAGGGCTGCGAGCTGTTGGGATTAGACTTAGACTTTATTATCGGAGAAACCATCCATGGAATGCAAAAAGTGGCGGATGAAATAGGTTTAAAGGGAGAGCTATAA
- a CDS encoding DUF2325 domain-containing protein: protein MRIVLIGGHDRMHQEYKRICARQGHCVKVYTQKPVGFEKVIGHPDGIVLFTSTVSHQMVNVAVKVAKNKNIPLIRSHSSSGTSLGEVLKQFGERLTCA from the coding sequence ATGCGTATTGTACTAATCGGAGGCCATGATAGGATGCACCAGGAGTATAAAAGGATCTGTGCCAGGCAAGGACATTGCGTAAAAGTATATACACAGAAACCGGTTGGCTTTGAGAAAGTGATTGGTCACCCTGACGGGATCGTGTTATTTACCAGTACAGTATCTCATCAAATGGTGAATGTGGCTGTAAAAGTTGCTAAAAATAAAAATATACCCCTCATCAGAAGTCATTCCAGCAGTGGAACCTCACTGGGGGAAGTGCTCAAACAGTTTGGAGAACGTTTAACGTGTGCTTAA
- a CDS encoding alanine--glyoxylate aminotransferase family protein: protein MSKEKLLMTPGPTMVPHEVLATQSEVMIHHRTPEYGKLFTEMNENLRYLYQTNNTIISYSASGTGGLEASVVNFFSPGDKILVISIGVFGNRYAAIAQSFGLNVVKIDVPWGQGVDPKEVEKYLAEGGFKAVFATHNETSTGAVNDIKAISQVLKGQDLLFIVDAVSSLGAIELQTDLWGIDVVISASQKAIMCPPGLAFMSVSPKAWEAAEKSTCPKFYWDILKAKKALEKNPPQNPFTPPISLVRGVNMALKLIKKEGLAAIFARHNRLAQATQAGVEALGLKLFAAPAARSSCITSVALPENLDGNKIRSIMEEKYGVIIAGGQEHLKGKIIRIGHMGYVNENNVYETFTALEKTLQELNYNVQLGTGVQAAQEAYNKAL from the coding sequence TTGAGTAAAGAAAAACTATTAATGACTCCTGGCCCTACTATGGTCCCTCATGAGGTTCTAGCTACACAAAGTGAAGTAATGATCCACCACCGAACTCCGGAATACGGCAAATTATTCACAGAAATGAACGAAAATTTACGTTACCTATATCAAACTAATAATACTATTATATCTTATTCTGCTTCTGGTACAGGCGGCTTAGAAGCATCTGTAGTTAACTTTTTTTCTCCTGGAGACAAAATCTTAGTTATTAGTATTGGTGTCTTTGGCAACCGTTATGCAGCTATTGCTCAATCCTTTGGTTTAAATGTAGTTAAAATCGATGTTCCCTGGGGCCAAGGAGTAGATCCTAAGGAAGTTGAAAAATATTTAGCTGAAGGAGGTTTTAAAGCTGTTTTTGCTACCCATAATGAAACCTCAACGGGAGCTGTTAATGACATTAAAGCAATTAGTCAAGTTTTAAAGGGTCAAGATTTGCTCTTTATTGTAGACGCAGTTAGCTCTTTAGGAGCAATAGAACTACAAACAGACCTTTGGGGTATTGACGTTGTCATTAGTGCTTCCCAAAAAGCAATAATGTGTCCCCCTGGCTTAGCTTTCATGAGTGTGAGCCCTAAAGCCTGGGAGGCAGCAGAAAAATCCACCTGTCCTAAATTTTATTGGGATATTTTGAAAGCAAAAAAGGCTTTGGAAAAAAATCCGCCCCAAAATCCTTTTACTCCTCCCATTTCTTTAGTTCGGGGAGTTAATATGGCTTTAAAACTTATTAAAAAAGAAGGTTTGGCAGCAATTTTTGCTAGACACAACCGTTTAGCCCAAGCTACTCAGGCTGGAGTTGAAGCTCTTGGTTTAAAACTATTTGCAGCACCAGCTGCCCGCTCTAGCTGTATTACTTCTGTAGCACTTCCGGAAAATTTAGATGGTAATAAAATTCGAAGTATAATGGAAGAAAAGTATGGAGTAATCATTGCAGGAGGACAGGAACATTTAAAAGGCAAAATTATTCGTATAGGACATATGGGCTATGTAAATGAAAATAATGTATATGAAACCTTCACAGCTCTTGAAAAAACCCTGCAGGAATTGAATTATAATGTTCAGCTGGGAACAGGGGTTCAAGCGGCCCAAGAAGCATATAATAAAGCACTTTAA
- a CDS encoding cyclodeaminase/cyclohydrolase family protein produces MNRDKLLGNSVEHFVQLVALPKAATPGAGSTSAVVAALAASLLELVALLAERANRQKSLAREVIFEAHALRLKLLELVEDDNEALKNLINSGYKSIPVEALNIPQLIILYSLKVCRLANKARYLETKTSAGDTLVAGQLAKSAVLAAIEVLRQNSKKLKDKCEQKQLLQQATLWEKELDAIFTTYDLLQ; encoded by the coding sequence ATGAACCGGGATAAGTTACTTGGAAATTCTGTGGAGCATTTTGTGCAGCTTGTTGCTTTACCTAAGGCAGCTACTCCTGGAGCAGGCAGCACGTCAGCAGTTGTAGCTGCTCTGGCAGCTTCGTTGTTAGAATTAGTGGCTCTTTTAGCGGAAAGGGCTAACAGGCAAAAATCATTAGCCAGGGAAGTTATCTTTGAAGCTCATGCTTTAAGGCTGAAATTATTGGAATTAGTGGAAGATGACAACGAAGCTTTAAAGAATTTAATTAATTCTGGATATAAAAGTATACCGGTAGAAGCCTTAAATATTCCTCAGCTAATTATTTTATATAGCCTAAAAGTTTGTCGCCTAGCCAATAAAGCTAGGTACCTGGAAACAAAAACTTCAGCTGGAGATACATTAGTAGCAGGACAGTTAGCTAAAAGCGCAGTTTTAGCCGCTATAGAAGTACTTCGCCAGAACAGCAAAAAATTGAAAGATAAATGTGAACAAAAACAGCTCCTTCAACAGGCTACCCTTTGGGAAAAGGAGCTGGATGCAATTTTTACTACTTATGATTTGCTCCAATAA